A DNA window from Bos mutus isolate GX-2022 chromosome 11, NWIPB_WYAK_1.1, whole genome shotgun sequence contains the following coding sequences:
- the SUPT7L gene encoding STAGA complex 65 subunit gamma translates to MLRYWGEIPISSSQTNRSSFDLLPREFRLVEVHDPPLHQPSANKPKPPTMLDIPSEPCSLTIHTIQLIQHNRRLRNLIATAQAQNQQQTEGVKTEETEPLPSCPGSPPLPDDLLPLDCKNPSAPFQVWHSDPESDFYRGKGEPVTELSWHSCRQLLYQAVATILAHAGFECANESVLETLTDVAHEYCLKFTKLLRFAVDRESRLGQTPFPDVMEQVFHEVGIGSVLSLQKFWQHRIKDYHSYMLQISKQLSEEYERIVNPEKATEDTKPVKIKEEPVSDITFPVSEELEADLASGDQSLPMGVLGTQTERFPSNLEVEASPQASSTEVNASPLWNLAHVKMEPQESEEGNVSGHGVLGSDVFEEPMSGMSEAGIPQSPDDSDSSYGSHSTDSLMGSSPVFNQRCKKRMRKI, encoded by the exons ATGTTGAGATACTGGGGAGAGATACCAATCTCGTCAAGCCAGACCAACAGAAGTTCTTTTGACTTGCTCCCTCGGGAGTTCCGACTGGTAGAAGTCCATGACCCGCCTCTGCACCAACCCTCAGCCAACAAGCCCAAGCCTCCCACTATGCTGGACATCCCCTCAGAGCCCTGCAGCCTCACCATCCACACCATTCAGCTGATCCAGCACAACCGACGTCTGCGTAACCTCATCGCCACGGCACAGGCCCAGAATCAGCAACAGACAGAAGGTGTAAAGACTGAAGAGACTGAACCTCTTCCGTCCTGCCCTGGGTCACCTCCTCTTCCTGATGATCTCCTTCCTTTAGATTGTAAGAATCCAAGTGCACCATTCCAGGTCTGGCACAGTGACCCAGAGAGTGACTTTTATCG GGGGAAAGGGGAGCCTGTGACTGAACTCAGCTGGCACTCCTGCCGACAGCTCCTCTACCAGGCAGTGGCCACAATCCTGGCCCACGCTGGCTTTGAGTGTGCTAACGAGAGCGTCCTGGAGACCCTGACTGATGTGGCCCACGAGTACTGCCTCAAGTTCACCAAGCTGCTGCGCTTTGCTGTGGATCGAGAATCCCGGCTGGGGCAGACTCCTTTCCCCGATGTGATGGAGCAGGTGTTCCATGAAGTGGGCATCGGCAGCGTGCTCTCCCTCCAGAAATTCTGGCAGCACCGCATCAAGGACTATCACAGTTACATGCTGCAG ATTAGTAAGCAGCTCTCTGAAGAGTATGAGAGGATCGTCAATCCTGAGAAGGCCACAGAGGACACGAAGCCTGTCAAGATCAAGGAGGAACCTGTGAGCGACATCACCTTCCCTGTCAGTGAAGAACTGGAGGCCGACCTTGCTTCTGGAGACCAGTCGCTGCCCATGGGAGTCCTCGGCACTCAGACCGAGCGCTTCCCATCTAACCTGGAGGTCGAGGCTTCACCACAGGCTTCAA GTACAGAGGTAAATGCTTCCCCTCTTTGGAACTTGGCCCACGTGAAAATGGAGCCTCAAGAGAGTGAAGAAGGCAACGTTTCTGGGCACGGCGTGCTGGGCAGCGATGTGTTCGAGGAGCCaatgtcaggcatgagtgaagcTGGAATCCCCCAAAgccctgatgactcagacagcAGCTACGGCTCCCACTCCACTGACAGCCTCATGGGCTCCTCCCCTGTTTTCAACCAGCGCTGCAAAAAGAGGATGAggaaaatataa